From the Chloroflexus aurantiacus J-10-fl genome, one window contains:
- a CDS encoding transposase codes for MTTTSRHTAGAVYAWLAAQPRLRLVTLPPSCAHVNPVETIWLRLKNDIAANRLHGSRHCLLDSVASFFRAMTPAHALTWAAVK; via the coding sequence GTGACAACTACATCTCGCCACACGGCTGGCGCGGTCTACGCCTGGCTCGCAGCACAGCCCCGGCTGCGCCTGGTCACCTTGCCACCCTCCTGCGCGCACGTGAATCCGGTCGAGACTATCTGGCTGCGGCTCAAAAACGACATCGCCGCCAATCGCTTGCACGGATCGCGCCACTGCCTCCTGGATAGCGTCGCCAGCTTCTTCCGTGCCATGACTCCTGCGCATGCGCTGACGTGGGCGGCTGTCAAATGA
- a CDS encoding helix-turn-helix domain-containing protein: MRTPTDDEINEIKRMTHHAIERVAPRAHMILRSAQRRTVPEIASMFDVTDKTVRTWIHRAAAHGPGGLDDEARSGRPHTLTDRVRPTRIAMMAHDPAHAG; the protein is encoded by the coding sequence GTGAGAACACCAACCGATGACGAGATCAACGAGATCAAACGGATGACCCACCACGCGATCGAACGGGTCGCGCCGCGAGCGCACATGATCCTGCGCTCAGCGCAGCGGCGGACAGTGCCGGAGATTGCCAGCATGTTCGACGTCACGGACAAGACGGTACGCACGTGGATACATCGCGCTGCTGCGCACGGCCCAGGTGGCTTGGACGATGAGGCCCGGAGCGGCCGACCACACACGCTGACCGACCGCGTGCGTCCCACGCGCATCGCGATGATGGCGCACGACCCTGCGCACGCCGGGTAG
- a CDS encoding IS5 family transposase, which produces MTRTAYPSDGSDEEWAFVAPSVTLMDEAAPQRNYPLRDVANGLRSMLRTGAPWRMLPTAVPPWPVVYHQPQRWLKAGVGAQMVHDVRMLLRDITDRAPQPRAVMVDSRTLQSTPERGGRAGYDGHNRRNGATVHLAVATLGHLPAVVVTPATDHDRAQVAALAQRMQEIPGDTVAVAVVDQGYTGAQPAAEAAAHGSRLAVVTLPTATRGVGVLPRRWVVERRFAWMTRFRRLVRDDDRVAATLAGLHVVAVAIVVAHRFVSLMVQRS; this is translated from the coding sequence ATGACACGAACAGCCTATCCCAGTGATGGTTCTGATGAAGAGTGGGCATTCGTCGCGCCCTCTGTGACGCTGATGGACGAAGCAGCGCCGCAGCGAAACTACCCCCTGCGCGACGTCGCCAACGGGCTGCGCTCCATGCTGCGCACGGGTGCACCGTGGCGAATGCTGCCCACCGCCGTGCCGCCGTGGCCCGTGGTGTATCACCAGCCCCAGCGCTGGCTGAAAGCGGGCGTGGGTGCGCAGATGGTGCACGACGTGCGGATGCTGCTGCGCGACATCACCGACCGTGCGCCCCAGCCCCGTGCCGTCATGGTGGACAGCCGGACGCTTCAGTCGACGCCGGAACGCGGGGGCCGTGCTGGGTACGATGGACACAACCGCCGGAACGGCGCGACGGTACATCTGGCCGTGGCTACGCTGGGGCACCTGCCGGCAGTAGTGGTCACCCCGGCCACCGACCACGATCGGGCGCAGGTGGCGGCGCTGGCGCAACGCATGCAGGAGATACCTGGTGACACGGTAGCGGTGGCCGTCGTTGACCAGGGGTACACCGGTGCGCAACCGGCAGCCGAGGCCGCCGCCCACGGCAGTCGCCTGGCGGTGGTCACGCTGCCGACCGCCACGCGCGGCGTTGGCGTGCTGCCGCGGCGCTGGGTGGTCGAGCGCAGGTTCGCCTGGATGACGCGCTTCCGTCGCTTGGTGCGTGACGACGACCGTGTGGCGGCGACGCTGGCCGGCTTGCATGTCGTTGCTGTTGCCATCGTGGTGGCCCATCGGTTTGTCTCGCTCATGGTTCAACGTTCATAA